In Kitasatospora sp. NBC_00240, the following are encoded in one genomic region:
- a CDS encoding CDP-alcohol phosphatidyltransferase family protein, giving the protein MLQRRSAEHWAGRLYMRSISLRITRVLAPFTFITPNGLTYLMMLTGILAGAALVVPGLAGAVLGALLIQVYLLLDCVDGEVARWRRQTSLTGVYLDRVGHYMSEAALLTGLGLRAADLFHQDGGGSKWEWAFLGTLAALGAILIKSETDLVDVARARSGLSAVEDSAAVPRSSGVAKARKAAAFLKFHRLVGAVEASLFILAAGLADAVHGGLFFTRLAVVVLAAVAMLQTVLHLLSIVLSSRLR; this is encoded by the coding sequence ATGCTGCAGCGCCGTAGCGCGGAGCACTGGGCGGGGCGCCTCTACATGCGCAGCATCTCGCTGCGGATCACCCGGGTGCTGGCGCCGTTCACCTTCATCACGCCGAACGGCCTCACCTACCTGATGATGCTCACCGGCATCCTGGCCGGTGCGGCCCTGGTCGTCCCCGGGCTGGCCGGTGCGGTCCTCGGCGCGCTGCTGATCCAGGTCTACCTGCTGCTCGACTGCGTGGACGGCGAGGTGGCCCGCTGGCGCCGCCAGACCTCCCTGACCGGCGTCTACCTGGACCGGGTCGGCCACTACATGTCCGAGGCGGCACTGCTCACCGGCCTCGGCCTGCGGGCGGCCGACCTGTTCCACCAGGACGGCGGCGGGTCGAAGTGGGAGTGGGCGTTCCTGGGCACGCTGGCCGCGCTCGGCGCGATCCTGATCAAGTCGGAGACCGATCTGGTGGACGTGGCGCGGGCGCGCAGCGGCCTGAGCGCGGTCGAGGACAGCGCCGCGGTGCCGCGCTCCTCAGGCGTGGCCAAGGCCCGCAAGGCCGCCGCGTTCCTGAAGTTCCACCGGCTGGTCGGCGCGGTCGAGGCCTCACTGTTCATCCTGGCCGCCGGGCTGGCCGACGCCGTCCACGGCGGGCTGTTCTTCACCCGGCTCGCGGTGGTCGTGCTGGCCGCCGTCGCCATGCTGCAGACGGTCCTGCACCTGCTTAGCATCGTCCTCTCCAGCAGGCTCCGATGA
- a CDS encoding glycosyltransferase — translation MTAPAASAGTAATRPEDFRLGAVIITMGNRPAELNALIDSVLAQQGPAVELAVVGQGAALPPLPAGVRSVELPENVGIPGGRNVGIELFGPNGRDVDAVLFLDDDGRLPGTDSARLLREAFTADPALGIVSFRIADPETGVTQRRHVPRLRASDPLRSSRVTTFLGGASAVRCTVFEQAGQLPAEFFYAHEETDLAWRALDAGWSIDYRADVVLHHPTTSPARHATFFHNVARNRVWLARRNLPALFVPLYLGTWFLLTLARRPSPEALKAWVGGFRAGWSEPCGTRRPMRWRTVWRLTRLGRPPVI, via the coding sequence ATGACCGCCCCGGCCGCCTCCGCCGGCACCGCCGCCACCCGCCCCGAGGACTTCCGCCTCGGCGCGGTGATCATCACCATGGGCAACCGCCCGGCCGAGCTGAACGCGCTGATCGACTCGGTGCTCGCGCAGCAGGGTCCGGCCGTCGAGCTGGCGGTGGTCGGCCAGGGCGCCGCGCTGCCGCCGCTGCCGGCGGGCGTGCGCTCGGTCGAGCTGCCGGAGAACGTCGGCATCCCCGGCGGGCGCAACGTCGGCATCGAGCTGTTCGGCCCGAACGGCCGGGACGTCGACGCCGTCCTCTTCCTGGACGACGACGGGCGGCTCCCCGGCACCGACTCGGCCCGGCTGCTGCGTGAGGCGTTCACCGCCGATCCGGCTCTGGGCATCGTCAGCTTCCGGATCGCCGATCCGGAGACCGGCGTCACCCAGCGCCGCCACGTGCCCCGGCTGCGGGCCAGCGATCCGCTGCGCTCGTCCCGGGTGACGACCTTCCTGGGCGGCGCCAGTGCCGTGCGCTGCACGGTGTTCGAGCAGGCCGGCCAGCTGCCCGCGGAGTTCTTCTACGCGCACGAGGAGACCGACCTCGCGTGGCGGGCGCTGGACGCCGGCTGGTCCATCGACTACCGGGCGGACGTGGTGCTGCACCACCCGACCACCTCGCCCGCCCGGCATGCCACGTTCTTCCACAACGTGGCCCGGAACCGGGTCTGGCTCGCACGGCGGAACCTTCCCGCCCTGTTCGTGCCTCTTTACCTGGGAACCTGGTTCCTGCTGACGCTGGCCCGCCGCCCCTCCCCCGAGGCGCTCAAGGCCTGGGTGGGCGGGTTCCGGGCGGGTTGGAGCGAGCCCTGCGGCACGCGCCGGCCCATGCGATGGCGTACTGTGTGGCGGCTGACCAGGTTGGGCAGACCGCCGGTCATCTGA
- a CDS encoding ABC transporter permease, producing the protein MSTVSEPVSLSAPRGADAGLTPKQLANKYGLTISGKRPGVFAYSRQLWGRRHFIVAFATARLVAQYTTAKLGQVWQVVTPLLNCAVFYLVFGVMLKNRDIPEYIPWLCTGVFIFQFTQSAVQAGTRSISDNLGLIRALHFPRASMPIAFTVIQLQQLLISMVVLIAIVLGFGITPGASWALMVPALFLQCAFNTGLALIMARIGAKASDMSQLMPFILRTWMYVSGVMYSIQGSISGWPSWAQRLMELNPASIYMELMRHSLMPQIFDKNLYPEHYQTLPQHIWVIAIAWAVVLFVAGYVFFWKAEEEYGRG; encoded by the coding sequence GTGTCGACAGTGAGTGAACCCGTTAGCCTCTCGGCCCCGAGGGGGGCGGACGCGGGCCTGACTCCCAAGCAGCTTGCCAACAAGTACGGCCTGACCATCAGCGGCAAACGCCCCGGTGTGTTCGCGTACAGCCGGCAGCTGTGGGGACGTCGGCATTTCATCGTGGCCTTCGCCACCGCCCGCCTGGTCGCCCAGTACACGACGGCCAAGCTCGGGCAGGTCTGGCAGGTCGTGACGCCGCTGCTGAACTGCGCGGTGTTCTACCTGGTCTTCGGCGTGATGCTGAAGAACCGCGACATCCCCGAGTACATCCCGTGGCTCTGCACGGGTGTCTTCATCTTCCAGTTCACCCAGAGCGCGGTGCAGGCCGGTACCCGGTCGATCTCCGACAACCTGGGCCTGATCCGGGCGCTGCACTTCCCCCGGGCCAGCATGCCGATCGCGTTCACCGTGATCCAGCTCCAGCAGCTGCTGATCTCGATGGTCGTGCTGATCGCCATCGTGCTGGGCTTCGGCATCACGCCGGGCGCGAGCTGGGCGCTGATGGTCCCGGCGCTGTTCCTGCAGTGCGCGTTCAACACCGGTCTGGCGCTGATCATGGCCCGGATCGGTGCCAAGGCCAGTGACATGTCGCAGCTGATGCCGTTCATCCTGCGGACCTGGATGTACGTCTCCGGCGTGATGTACAGCATCCAGGGCAGCATCTCGGGCTGGCCGAGCTGGGCCCAGCGGCTCATGGAGCTCAACCCGGCCTCGATCTACATGGAGCTGATGCGGCACTCGCTGATGCCGCAGATCTTCGACAAGAACCTGTACCCCGAGCACTACCAGACCCTCCCGCAGCACATCTGGGTGATCGCGATCGCCTGGGCCGTGGTGCTCTTTGTTGCCGGATATGTGTTCTTCTGGAAGGCCGAGGAGGAGTACGGCCGTGGCTGA
- a CDS encoding ABC transporter ATP-binding protein, whose product MTRDAVAAADTARVPTVIVDDVHIVYKVHGASAGKGSATSALSRLIARKRSPAITEVHAVRGISFTAYKGEAVGLIGSNGSGKSTMLAAIAGLLPTEKGGIYTNGQPSLLGVNAALMNELTGERNVVLGCLAMGMTPAEVRARYQEIVDFSGINDKGEFINLPMRTYSSGMSARLRFSIAAAKTHDVLLIDEALATGDQAFQKRSEDRIRELRQEAGTVFLVSHNNNSIRDTCERTIWIETGEMIMDGPTEEVVRAYEKGERP is encoded by the coding sequence ATGACGCGGGACGCTGTGGCAGCCGCCGACACCGCCAGGGTGCCCACCGTGATCGTGGACGACGTGCACATCGTGTACAAGGTGCACGGCGCGTCGGCGGGCAAGGGCAGCGCGACCTCGGCCCTGAGCCGGCTGATCGCCCGCAAGCGTTCGCCCGCCATCACCGAGGTGCACGCGGTGCGCGGGATCAGCTTCACCGCGTACAAGGGCGAGGCGGTCGGGCTGATCGGCTCGAACGGCTCGGGCAAGTCCACCATGCTGGCGGCCATCGCCGGCCTGCTGCCCACCGAGAAGGGCGGCATCTACACCAACGGCCAGCCCTCGCTGCTCGGTGTGAACGCCGCACTGATGAACGAGCTGACCGGTGAGCGCAACGTGGTGCTCGGCTGCCTGGCGATGGGGATGACCCCGGCCGAGGTCCGGGCGCGCTACCAGGAGATCGTCGACTTCTCGGGGATCAACGACAAGGGCGAGTTCATCAACCTGCCGATGCGCACGTACTCCTCCGGGATGTCGGCGCGGCTGCGCTTCTCGATCGCGGCCGCCAAGACGCACGACGTGCTGCTGATCGACGAGGCGCTCGCCACCGGTGACCAGGCGTTCCAGAAGCGCAGCGAGGACCGGATCCGCGAGCTGCGCCAGGAGGCCGGCACGGTCTTCCTGGTCAGTCACAACAACAACTCGATCCGCGACACCTGCGAGCGGACCATCTGGATCGAGACCGGCGAGATGATCATGGACGGGCCGACCGAGGAGGTCGTCCGCGCCTACGAGAAGGGCGAGCGCCCGTAA